In a single window of the Streptacidiphilus sp. P02-A3a genome:
- a CDS encoding DUF5682 family protein produces MTHRQAEGVALLGVRHHGPGSARAVAAALRQYQPDAVLIEGPAEADALLAFAADKEMVPPVALLAHIVDEPARAAFWPYAAFSPEWVALRHALDRDLPVHFIDLPAAHSLAAGPDRPEDEEASSPGAPRDPIGELARVAGHDDPEQWWEDVVEHRLPEPGADALDPFRAIAEAMAELRTGPAEGTDIVREAHMRRQLRAARRAGHQRIAVVCGAWHVPALAARVSATEDNALLKGLPKAKVELTWVPWTHRRLSQHTGYGAGIASPGWYQHLFESPDPGPVRWLTRMAALLRAEDYSVSSAHVIEAARLAETLAVMRGRPVPGLAETLDAARAVLCEGSDVPLALISDRLVVGEALGAVPEGAPAVPLQRDLSRSQRALRLKPEPDERLLDLDLRKETDAARSRLLHRLRLLDIHWGRPADPRTASTGTFRESWRLRWEPELAVSIAEAGIWGTTVESAAQARAADRAVNAAGLAEVTGLAESCLLADLPGALDTVLSALADRAALDADVAHLAEALPALVRSLRYGDVRGTDASALRHLAESLAVRICVGLPPACAHLDAEGATAMAVHLGTTHAAVALLADGPSGGSATDGPGARWPTTLRTLARRDTVPGLLRGRATRLLLDDNQWDADEAARHLGLALSAASEPADAAGWIEGFLAGGGMLLIHDTRLLGLVDDWLTGVPEAVFPDVLPLLRRTFSGFEAAVRRTVGERVRAAPGATGGQPPAGDRPGFAAEPDQARAGAARATAALLLAPTADPTPDPTADPTPAPNPDLTEAQP; encoded by the coding sequence ATGACGCACAGACAAGCCGAAGGCGTGGCCCTGCTGGGGGTGCGCCACCACGGTCCCGGCTCGGCCCGCGCGGTCGCCGCGGCGCTGCGGCAGTACCAGCCGGACGCGGTCCTGATCGAGGGCCCGGCGGAGGCGGACGCGCTGCTCGCCTTCGCCGCCGACAAGGAGATGGTCCCGCCGGTGGCACTGCTGGCCCACATCGTGGACGAACCGGCCCGCGCCGCGTTCTGGCCCTACGCGGCCTTCTCACCCGAGTGGGTCGCGCTGCGCCACGCGCTGGACCGCGACCTGCCGGTCCACTTCATCGACCTTCCGGCCGCGCACAGCCTCGCCGCCGGTCCGGACCGCCCCGAGGACGAGGAGGCGTCCTCACCGGGGGCGCCGCGCGACCCGATCGGCGAACTCGCCCGCGTCGCCGGTCACGACGACCCCGAGCAGTGGTGGGAGGACGTCGTCGAGCACCGGCTGCCCGAGCCCGGCGCGGACGCCCTCGACCCCTTCCGGGCCATCGCCGAGGCCATGGCCGAGCTGCGGACCGGCCCGGCCGAGGGCACCGACATCGTGCGCGAGGCCCATATGCGCAGGCAGTTGCGGGCGGCCCGGAGAGCCGGGCACCAGCGCATCGCCGTGGTCTGCGGGGCCTGGCACGTCCCCGCGCTGGCCGCCCGGGTCTCCGCGACCGAGGACAACGCCCTGCTCAAGGGGCTGCCCAAGGCCAAGGTCGAGCTGACCTGGGTGCCCTGGACACACCGCCGGCTGTCCCAGCACACCGGCTACGGAGCCGGAATCGCCTCGCCCGGCTGGTACCAGCACCTGTTCGAGTCGCCGGATCCGGGCCCGGTGCGCTGGCTCACCCGGATGGCCGCGCTGCTCCGGGCCGAGGACTACTCGGTCTCCTCGGCCCATGTGATCGAGGCCGCCCGGCTCGCCGAGACCCTGGCCGTCATGCGCGGACGACCGGTCCCCGGCCTGGCGGAGACCCTGGACGCGGCCCGGGCGGTGCTGTGCGAGGGCTCGGACGTCCCGCTCGCGCTGATCTCGGACCGGCTGGTGGTCGGCGAGGCCCTGGGCGCGGTACCGGAGGGCGCGCCCGCCGTCCCGTTGCAGCGCGACCTGTCCCGGTCGCAGCGCGCGCTGCGGCTCAAGCCGGAGCCGGACGAACGCCTGCTCGACCTGGACCTGCGCAAGGAGACCGACGCCGCCCGCAGCCGCCTGCTGCACCGGCTGCGGCTGCTGGACATCCACTGGGGCCGACCGGCCGACCCGCGCACCGCCTCCACCGGCACCTTCCGGGAGAGCTGGCGGCTGCGCTGGGAGCCCGAACTCGCGGTCTCCATCGCCGAAGCCGGGATCTGGGGCACCACCGTCGAGTCGGCGGCCCAGGCCCGGGCCGCCGACCGGGCCGTCAACGCGGCCGGTCTGGCCGAGGTCACCGGCCTCGCCGAGAGCTGCCTGCTGGCCGACCTCCCGGGCGCGCTGGACACCGTGCTCAGCGCCCTCGCCGACCGCGCCGCGCTCGACGCCGACGTCGCCCACCTGGCCGAGGCGCTGCCCGCGCTGGTCCGCTCGCTGCGCTACGGCGACGTCCGCGGCACCGACGCCTCGGCGCTGCGGCACCTGGCGGAGAGCCTGGCGGTGCGGATCTGCGTCGGCCTCCCACCGGCCTGCGCCCACCTGGACGCCGAGGGCGCCACCGCGATGGCGGTGCACCTGGGCACGACCCACGCGGCCGTCGCCCTGCTCGCCGACGGCCCCAGCGGCGGCTCGGCGACCGACGGTCCGGGTGCCCGCTGGCCCACCACGCTGCGCACGCTGGCCCGCCGGGACACCGTCCCCGGGCTGCTGCGCGGCCGGGCCACCCGGCTGCTGCTGGACGACAACCAGTGGGACGCCGACGAAGCCGCCCGGCACCTGGGCCTTGCGCTGTCGGCGGCGAGCGAACCCGCCGACGCGGCGGGCTGGATCGAGGGCTTCCTCGCGGGCGGCGGCATGCTGCTGATCCATGACACCCGGCTGCTCGGCCTGGTCGACGACTGGCTGACCGGCGTCCCCGAGGCGGTCTTCCCGGACGTGCTGCCGCTGCTGCGGCGGACCTTCTCCGGCTTCGAGGCGGCGGTGCGGCGCACCGTCGGTGAGCGGGTCCGCGCCGCTCCCGGCGCCACCGGCGGGCAGCCCCCGGCCGGTGACCGCCCGGGCTTCGCCGCCGAGCCCGACCAGGCCCGCGCCGGGGCCGCCCGCGCGACCGCCGCGCTGCTGCTCGCCCCGACCGCCGACCCGACTCCTGACCCGACCGCTGACCCGACTCCCGCGCCGAATCCCGACCTGACGGAGGCCCAGCCATGA
- a CDS encoding ATP-binding protein — protein MHSPRHRVQCPPVEGAGDAEEGEPASAALLAHLGTARSTWPMDRQAAATLPGQPASVARARRFVRITAAMWRLSDDTVAEVELCMSELVSNAVTHTVSRRVHCRLWSARGVLVLEVDDEGRRELPRTESAAEDDEHGRGMLLVESFTAAWGTVPRPEYSGKTVWAALLLPSG, from the coding sequence ATGCACAGCCCACGCCACCGCGTCCAGTGCCCTCCGGTCGAGGGCGCCGGCGACGCCGAGGAGGGGGAGCCCGCGTCAGCGGCCCTCCTCGCCCACCTGGGCACGGCCAGGAGCACCTGGCCGATGGACCGCCAGGCCGCCGCGACCCTGCCCGGGCAACCCGCCTCGGTCGCCCGGGCCCGGCGCTTCGTCCGGATCACGGCGGCCATGTGGCGGCTGTCGGACGACACCGTGGCCGAGGTGGAGCTGTGCATGTCGGAGCTGGTGTCCAACGCGGTCACCCACACCGTCAGCCGCCGGGTGCACTGCCGGTTGTGGAGCGCCCGCGGGGTGCTGGTGCTGGAGGTGGACGACGAGGGCCGGCGCGAGCTGCCCCGCACCGAGTCGGCCGCCGAGGACGACGAGCACGGCCGCGGGATGCTGCTGGTCGAGTCGTTCACCGCCGCCTGGGGGACGGTCCCCCGGCCGGAGTACTCGGGCAAGACGGTGTGGGCGGCGCTGCTGCTGCCCTCCGGATGA
- a CDS encoding AAA family ATPase, whose product MPTTTEALRPHAEQAFAAELAALAAADDRPRPARWRLSPWAVATYLLGGTLPDGTVITPKYVGPRRIVEVAITTLATDRALLLLGVPGTAKTWVSEHLAAAVSGDSTLLVQGTAGTPEEAVRYGWNYARLLAEGPSRGALVPSPVMRAMAEGLTARVEELTRIPADVQDSLITILSEKTLPIPELGEEVQAVRGFNLIATANDRDRGVNELSSALRRRFNTVVLPLPASLDDEVDIVARRVAELGRSLRLPEVPSGSTEIRRVVTVFRELRDGVTTDGRTKVKSPSGSLSTAEAISVVTSGLALAAHFGDGVLRPGDVASGLLGAVVRDPAADRLVWQEYLESVVREREEWKDFYRSCRDTEQR is encoded by the coding sequence ATGCCCACAACCACCGAGGCCCTGCGACCGCACGCGGAGCAGGCCTTCGCCGCCGAGCTGGCCGCCCTCGCCGCCGCCGACGACCGGCCCCGCCCGGCCCGCTGGCGGCTGTCGCCCTGGGCCGTGGCCACCTACCTGCTCGGCGGGACCCTCCCCGACGGCACGGTGATCACCCCCAAGTACGTCGGCCCGCGCCGGATCGTCGAGGTCGCGATCACCACCCTCGCCACCGACCGGGCCCTGCTGCTGCTGGGCGTGCCCGGTACCGCCAAGACGTGGGTGTCCGAGCACTTGGCCGCCGCCGTCAGCGGCGACTCGACGCTGCTGGTCCAGGGCACCGCCGGCACCCCGGAGGAGGCGGTCCGCTACGGCTGGAACTACGCCCGGCTGCTGGCCGAGGGCCCGAGCCGGGGCGCGCTGGTACCCAGCCCGGTGATGCGCGCCATGGCCGAGGGGCTGACCGCCCGGGTGGAGGAGCTCACCCGGATCCCGGCCGACGTCCAGGACAGCCTGATCACCATCCTGTCCGAGAAGACCCTGCCGATACCCGAGCTCGGCGAGGAGGTGCAGGCGGTGCGCGGGTTCAACCTGATCGCCACCGCCAACGACCGCGACCGGGGCGTCAACGAGCTCTCCAGCGCGCTGCGCCGCCGGTTCAACACGGTGGTGCTGCCGCTGCCCGCCTCGCTGGACGACGAGGTGGACATCGTCGCGCGCCGGGTCGCCGAGCTGGGCCGCTCGCTGCGGCTGCCCGAGGTCCCCAGCGGTTCCACCGAGATACGCCGGGTGGTCACCGTGTTCCGCGAACTGCGGGACGGGGTCACCACCGACGGCCGCACCAAGGTCAAGTCGCCCTCGGGCAGCCTGTCCACCGCCGAGGCGATCTCCGTGGTCACCAGCGGTCTGGCGCTGGCCGCGCACTTCGGTGACGGCGTGCTGCGCCCCGGCGACGTCGCCTCCGGCCTGCTCGGCGCCGTGGTCCGCGACCCCGCCGCCGACCGGCTGGTCTGGCAGGAGTACCTGGAGAGCGTCGTCCGCGAACGCGAGGAGTGGAAGGACTTCTACCGCAGCTGCCGGGACACCGAGCAGCGCTGA
- a CDS encoding decaprenylphospho-beta-D-erythro-pentofuranosid-2-ulose 2-reductase — protein sequence MKNALGDHQSLLVLGGSSEIARSTARLMVGRRTRTVHLAGRPSPELDASAAELRALGAEVTVLDFDAADVDSHAAVLGKAFTEGDIDVVLLAFGVLGDQAEDERDPVAAARVAQVNYVGAVSASLVCTQQLRGQGHGALVVLSSVAGERARRSNYIYGSSKAGLDVFAQGLGDSLRGSGVQVLVVRPGFVHTRMTAGLKPAPLATTPDAVAAAVLDGLGRNAHTVWAPGALRFVMSGLRHLPRPVFRRLPI from the coding sequence ATGAAGAACGCCCTGGGTGACCACCAGTCCCTGCTCGTGCTGGGGGGCTCCTCGGAGATCGCCAGGTCCACCGCCCGGCTGATGGTGGGCCGCCGGACCCGCACGGTGCACCTGGCCGGGCGGCCCTCGCCCGAGCTGGACGCCTCGGCGGCCGAACTCCGGGCGCTCGGAGCCGAGGTGACCGTCCTCGACTTCGACGCCGCCGACGTCGACAGCCATGCCGCGGTCCTGGGCAAGGCCTTCACCGAGGGCGACATCGACGTGGTGCTGCTGGCCTTCGGCGTGCTCGGCGACCAGGCCGAGGACGAACGGGATCCGGTCGCGGCGGCGCGGGTCGCGCAGGTCAACTACGTGGGCGCGGTGTCCGCCTCGCTCGTCTGCACCCAGCAGCTGCGCGGCCAGGGCCACGGCGCGCTGGTGGTGCTCTCCTCGGTCGCCGGGGAGCGCGCCCGCAGGTCGAACTACATCTACGGCTCCTCCAAGGCCGGTCTGGACGTCTTCGCGCAGGGCCTCGGGGACTCCCTGCGGGGCTCCGGCGTGCAGGTGCTGGTGGTCAGGCCCGGGTTCGTGCACACCCGGATGACCGCGGGGCTGAAGCCGGCGCCGCTGGCCACCACCCCGGACGCGGTCGCCGCGGCGGTCCTCGACGGCCTGGGCCGGAACGCCCACACCGTCTGGGCGCCGGGCGCCCTCCGCTTCGTCATGTCCGGCCTGCGGCACCTGCCCCGCCCGGTCTTCCGCCGACTGCCGATCTGA
- a CDS encoding FAD-binding oxidoreductase, giving the protein MESLTGWGRTAPTLARVERPTTVEEATLAVLAAGPRGAVARGLARSYGDAAQNAGGRVLDMTGLSRILDIDLPAGTVTAEAGVSLHQLMKVLLPLGWFVPVTPGTRYVTLGGAIGSDIHGKNHHVSGSFSRHVSSFDLLTADGSVRTVTRESDSDLFHATVGGMGLTGVVTTATVRLLPVRTSLMSVDTERAADLDELLARLTTTDHRYRYSVAWIDLLAKGGSMGRAVLTRGDHAEPGQLSPAQRRDPLAFRPATLPAAPRLLPGGLLRPVTVGLFNELWYRRAPRERRGEIQKISTFFHPLDGVPEWNRVYGRNGFLQYQFVIGLDQERTLRRIVERISRSQCPSFLAVLKRFGQGDPGWLSFPAEGWTLALDIPTGMPGLGGLLNELDDEVAGAGGRVYLAKDSRLRPESLAGMYPRLDDFRRLRAELDPAGLFTSDLARRLRL; this is encoded by the coding sequence ATGGAATCCCTCACCGGCTGGGGACGCACCGCCCCCACCCTCGCCCGGGTCGAGCGCCCGACCACGGTCGAGGAGGCGACCCTGGCCGTCCTCGCCGCCGGCCCGCGCGGCGCGGTGGCCCGCGGCCTGGCCCGCTCCTACGGGGACGCCGCGCAGAACGCCGGGGGGCGGGTCCTGGACATGACCGGGCTCTCCCGGATCCTGGACATCGACCTGCCCGCCGGAACGGTCACCGCCGAGGCCGGGGTCAGCCTGCACCAGCTGATGAAGGTGCTGCTCCCGCTCGGCTGGTTCGTCCCGGTCACCCCGGGAACCCGCTACGTCACCCTCGGCGGCGCCATCGGCTCCGACATCCACGGTAAGAACCACCACGTCAGCGGCAGCTTCTCGCGCCACGTCAGCTCCTTCGACCTGCTGACCGCCGACGGCTCGGTGCGCACCGTCACCCGGGAGAGTGACAGCGACCTGTTCCACGCCACGGTCGGCGGAATGGGCCTGACCGGCGTGGTGACCACCGCCACCGTGCGACTGCTGCCGGTGCGGACCTCGCTGATGAGCGTGGACACCGAGCGGGCCGCCGACCTCGACGAGCTGCTGGCCCGGCTGACCACGACCGACCACCGGTACCGCTACTCCGTGGCCTGGATCGACCTGCTCGCCAAGGGCGGGTCGATGGGGCGCGCCGTGCTCACCCGGGGCGACCACGCCGAGCCCGGGCAGCTGAGCCCGGCGCAGCGGCGCGACCCGCTGGCGTTCCGCCCGGCCACGCTGCCGGCCGCGCCCCGGCTGCTGCCCGGCGGCCTGCTGCGGCCGGTGACCGTCGGCCTCTTCAACGAGCTCTGGTACCGCAGGGCGCCCCGCGAGCGGCGCGGCGAGATCCAGAAGATCTCCACCTTCTTCCACCCGCTGGACGGCGTGCCCGAGTGGAACCGCGTCTACGGCAGGAACGGCTTCCTCCAGTACCAGTTCGTGATCGGGCTGGACCAGGAGCGGACGCTGCGCCGGATCGTGGAGCGGATCAGCCGCAGTCAGTGCCCCAGCTTCCTGGCCGTACTCAAGCGCTTCGGCCAGGGCGACCCGGGCTGGCTGTCCTTCCCGGCCGAGGGCTGGACGCTGGCGCTGGACATCCCCACCGGGATGCCGGGGCTCGGCGGCCTGCTCAACGAGCTCGACGACGAGGTCGCCGGGGCGGGCGGCCGGGTCTACCTGGCGAAGGACTCCCGGCTCCGGCCGGAGAGCCTGGCGGGCATGTACCCCCGACTGGACGACTTCCGCCGACTGCGCGCCGAACTCGACCCGGCCGGCCTGTTCACCTCCGACCTGGCCCGGCGGCTGCGCCTGTAG
- a CDS encoding phosphatase PAP2 family protein: MDDRRPAGLDAALLRAVRIRLAAPALTSGARALSAAGEHGALWIAGGLLAAGADRPRRGRWLRAAAVVAGAHLGSMAVKRVVRRPRPELAGFAPLVRTAGRHSFPSSHAASAAAAAVVYRGLLPRPAVAALGGGAAAMCVSRLVVGVHYPTDVAAGAALGALAAGIGRAWVAGAADRG, translated from the coding sequence ATGGACGACAGGCGACCCGCCGGGCTGGACGCGGCGCTGCTGCGGGCGGTGCGGATCCGGCTGGCGGCCCCGGCGCTGACCTCGGGCGCCCGCGCGCTGTCCGCGGCCGGTGAGCACGGCGCGCTGTGGATCGCGGGCGGACTGCTCGCGGCCGGTGCCGACCGGCCCCGGCGCGGCCGGTGGCTGCGGGCCGCCGCCGTGGTCGCGGGCGCGCACCTGGGCAGCATGGCGGTGAAGCGGGTGGTCCGCCGTCCGCGACCGGAGCTGGCGGGGTTCGCGCCGCTGGTGCGGACGGCGGGCAGGCACAGCTTCCCCAGTTCGCACGCGGCCTCGGCGGCGGCAGCGGCGGTGGTGTACCGGGGCCTGCTGCCGCGGCCCGCGGTGGCGGCCCTGGGCGGCGGGGCCGCCGCGATGTGCGTCTCCCGGCTGGTCGTCGGCGTGCACTACCCGACGGACGTGGCGGCGGGCGCCGCGCTCGGCGCGCTGGCGGCGGGAATCGGGCGCGCCTGGGTGGCGGGCGCGGCCGACCGTGGTTGA
- a CDS encoding VWA domain-containing protein, translating into MTSPGSTTPAQAADERLRRWRLVLGGDADGTGCRLSGREAAMDRALSALYRNGAGGAGGNAPDRGRPRGAGLGGSAPEVARWLGDIREYFPTRVVQVMQQDAIDRLGLAQLLMEPEMLEAVEPDVHLVGTLLSLGRALPETTRESARAVVRKVVAQLERRIATRTRSLVGGALDRSARVNRPRHRDIDWDRTIRANLRNYVEPEGARTHGTVVPERLIGYARAANAVKKEVILCIDQSGSMAASVVHSSVFGAVLASMSSLRTRLVVFDTAVVDLTEQLADPVDVLFGVQLGGGTDINQALAYCQSRITRPADTVVVLISDLYEGGIRDGMLKRVAAMKAAGVQFIALLALSDEGAPAYDRSHAAALAALGAPAFACTPDLFPEIMAAAIQKQPLPIPEA; encoded by the coding sequence ATGACCAGCCCCGGCAGCACCACCCCCGCCCAGGCCGCGGACGAGCGGCTGCGCCGCTGGCGGCTGGTCCTCGGCGGCGACGCCGACGGCACCGGCTGCCGCCTCAGCGGACGCGAGGCGGCGATGGACCGCGCCCTGAGCGCCCTCTACCGGAACGGCGCGGGCGGCGCCGGTGGCAACGCGCCGGACCGCGGCCGCCCGCGCGGCGCCGGGCTCGGCGGCTCCGCGCCCGAGGTCGCCCGCTGGCTCGGCGACATCCGCGAGTACTTCCCCACCCGGGTGGTGCAGGTGATGCAGCAGGACGCCATCGACCGGCTCGGCCTGGCCCAGCTGCTGATGGAGCCGGAGATGCTGGAGGCGGTGGAGCCCGACGTGCACCTGGTCGGCACGCTGCTGTCGCTCGGCCGGGCACTGCCGGAGACCACCCGGGAGAGCGCCCGCGCCGTCGTCCGGAAGGTCGTCGCGCAGCTCGAACGCCGGATCGCGACCCGAACCCGCTCACTGGTCGGCGGCGCGCTGGACCGCAGCGCCCGGGTCAACCGCCCGCGCCACCGCGACATCGACTGGGACCGCACCATCCGGGCCAACCTGAGGAACTACGTCGAGCCGGAGGGCGCACGCACCCACGGCACGGTCGTGCCGGAGCGGCTGATCGGCTACGCCCGGGCCGCCAACGCGGTGAAGAAGGAGGTCATCCTGTGCATCGACCAGTCCGGCTCGATGGCCGCCTCGGTCGTGCACTCCTCGGTCTTCGGCGCCGTGCTGGCCTCGATGTCCTCGCTGCGCACCCGGCTGGTGGTCTTCGACACCGCCGTGGTCGACCTGACCGAGCAGCTGGCCGACCCGGTGGACGTGCTGTTCGGCGTCCAACTGGGCGGCGGCACCGACATCAACCAGGCGCTGGCGTACTGCCAGTCCCGGATCACCCGTCCGGCCGACACCGTGGTCGTGCTGATCAGCGACCTGTACGAGGGCGGGATCCGGGACGGCATGCTGAAGCGGGTGGCCGCGATGAAGGCCGCCGGGGTGCAGTTCATCGCGCTGCTGGCACTGTCGGACGAGGGCGCCCCGGCGTACGACCGCTCCCACGCGGCAGCGCTCGCGGCGCTCGGGGCTCCGGCCTTCGCCTGCACCCCGGACCTCTTCCCGGAGATCATGGCCGCCGCGATCCAGAAGCAGCCGCTACCGATACCCGAGGCCTGA
- the sucD gene encoding succinate--CoA ligase subunit alpha has product MAIFLTKDSKVIVQGMTGATGMKHTRLMLADGTNIVGGVNPRKAGTSVDFDGTEVPVFGSVAEAIEKTGADVSVIFVPPAFAKAAVIEAIDAEIGLAVVITEGIAVHDSASFWAYAGQKGNKTRIIGPNCPGLITPGQSNAGIIPGDITKPGRIGLVSKSGTLTYQMMYELRDIGFSSAVGIGGDPVIGTTHIDALKAFQDDADTDIIVMIGEIGGDAEERAAAYIKEHITKPVVGYVAGFTAPEGKTMGHAGAIVSGSSGTAQAKKEALEAAGVKVGKTPSETARLARELIG; this is encoded by the coding sequence ATGGCTATCTTCCTCACCAAGGACAGCAAGGTCATCGTCCAGGGGATGACCGGCGCCACCGGCATGAAGCACACCCGGCTCATGCTCGCGGACGGCACCAACATCGTCGGCGGCGTCAACCCGCGCAAGGCGGGCACCAGCGTCGACTTCGACGGCACCGAGGTCCCGGTCTTCGGCTCCGTAGCCGAGGCGATCGAGAAGACCGGCGCCGACGTGTCGGTCATCTTCGTACCCCCGGCCTTCGCCAAGGCCGCCGTGATCGAGGCGATCGACGCCGAGATCGGCCTGGCCGTCGTGATCACCGAGGGCATCGCGGTGCACGACTCCGCGTCGTTCTGGGCCTACGCGGGCCAGAAGGGCAACAAGACCCGGATCATCGGCCCGAACTGCCCCGGCCTGATCACCCCCGGCCAGTCCAACGCGGGCATCATCCCCGGCGACATCACCAAGCCCGGCCGCATCGGCCTGGTGTCCAAGTCGGGCACGCTGACCTACCAGATGATGTACGAGCTGCGTGACATCGGCTTCTCCTCGGCCGTGGGCATCGGTGGCGACCCGGTCATCGGTACCACCCACATCGACGCCCTCAAGGCGTTCCAGGACGACGCCGACACCGACATCATCGTGATGATCGGCGAGATCGGCGGCGACGCCGAGGAGCGTGCGGCGGCGTACATCAAGGAGCACATCACCAAGCCGGTCGTCGGCTACGTGGCGGGCTTCACCGCGCCCGAGGGCAAGACCATGGGCCACGCCGGTGCCATCGTGTCGGGCTCCTCCGGCACCGCCCAGGCGAAGAAGGAGGCCCTGGAGGCCGCCGGAGTCAAGGTCGGCAAGACCCCGTCCGAGACCGCGCGCCTGGCGCGCGAGCTCATCGGCTGA
- the sucC gene encoding ADP-forming succinate--CoA ligase subunit beta has translation MDLFEYQARDIFAKHGVPVLGGAVIENAEEARAIAEGWGGRAVVKAQVKVGGRGKAGGVKLASDPADAVAKAEAILGMDIKGHTVHKVMLAQTADIKDEYYVSFLLDRTNRTFLAMASVEGGVEIEVVAVEKPEALAKIPVDANEGVTDAKAREIVEAAKFPAEVADQIAEVLKSLWKVFIAEDALLVEVNPLVKTGEGKIVALDGKVSLDENADFRQPEHEALVDHAAANPLEAKAKAKGLNYVKLDGEVGIIGNGAGLVMSTLDVVAYAGEKHGNVKPANFLDIGGGASAEVMANGLEIILGDPDVKSVFVNVFGGITACDEVANGIVQALELLKSKGEDVNKPLVVRLDGNNAELGRKILSDANHPLVQRVDTMDDAADKAAELAAK, from the coding sequence GTGGACCTGTTCGAATACCAGGCGAGGGACATCTTCGCCAAGCACGGTGTGCCGGTGCTGGGCGGTGCAGTCATCGAGAACGCCGAAGAGGCGCGGGCGATCGCTGAGGGATGGGGCGGCCGGGCCGTCGTCAAGGCACAGGTCAAGGTCGGCGGCCGAGGCAAGGCCGGCGGCGTGAAGCTGGCGTCCGACCCCGCTGACGCGGTGGCCAAGGCCGAGGCGATCCTGGGCATGGACATCAAGGGCCACACGGTCCACAAGGTGATGCTGGCCCAGACCGCCGACATCAAGGACGAGTACTACGTCTCGTTCCTGCTCGACCGGACCAACCGGACCTTCCTCGCCATGGCCTCCGTCGAGGGCGGCGTGGAGATCGAGGTCGTGGCGGTCGAGAAGCCCGAGGCGCTCGCCAAGATCCCGGTCGACGCGAACGAGGGCGTCACCGACGCCAAGGCTCGCGAGATCGTCGAGGCGGCGAAGTTCCCGGCCGAGGTGGCGGACCAGATCGCCGAGGTGCTGAAGAGCCTGTGGAAGGTCTTCATCGCCGAGGACGCGCTCCTGGTCGAGGTCAACCCGCTGGTCAAGACCGGCGAGGGCAAGATCGTCGCGCTCGACGGCAAGGTCTCCCTGGACGAGAACGCCGACTTCCGCCAGCCGGAGCACGAGGCGCTGGTCGACCACGCCGCGGCCAACCCGCTGGAGGCGAAGGCCAAGGCCAAGGGCCTCAACTACGTCAAGCTCGACGGCGAGGTCGGCATCATCGGCAACGGCGCGGGTCTCGTCATGAGCACCCTGGACGTCGTCGCCTACGCCGGTGAGAAGCACGGCAACGTGAAGCCCGCCAACTTCCTCGACATCGGTGGCGGCGCGTCCGCCGAGGTCATGGCGAACGGCCTGGAGATCATCCTCGGCGACCCGGACGTCAAGTCCGTGTTCGTCAACGTCTTCGGTGGCATCACCGCCTGTGACGAGGTCGCCAACGGCATCGTCCAGGCCCTGGAACTGCTCAAGTCCAAGGGCGAGGACGTCAACAAGCCCCTGGTCGTCCGTCTGGACGGCAACAACGCGGAGCTGGGTCGCAAGATCCTCTCCGACGCCAACCACCCGCTGGTTCAGCGCGTGGACACCATGGACGACGCGGCCGACAAGGCCGCCGAGCTGGCAGCGAAGTAA